A window of the Oscillospiraceae bacterium genome harbors these coding sequences:
- a CDS encoding alpha-amylase family glycosyl hydrolase, producing MWAYDAVFYQIYPLGFCGAPLQNDGETVNRIDKVTEWIPHIQKLGCTAVYFGPVFESDAHGYDTRDYRTIDCRLGTNEAFSAVCKALHQAGIRVVLDGVFNHVGRGFWAFQDVLKNRENSPYKDWFYINFGGNDNYNDGLWYEGWEGHYELVKLNLQNPAVVQHLFACIKGWIDEFGIDGLRLDVAYLLDRGFLKQLRAFADSCKPEFFLLGEVLGGDYRQTMNDQMCNSVTNYECYKGLYSSFNTLNLFEIVHSLLRQFGPEEWALYRGMHLLSFVDNHDVTRAASIISNPRHLPLMYALLFGMPGIPCIYYGSEWGAAGRKEDGDPALRACFDAPQETDLTRWISACAHAHLQSDALRNGSFQSLVLQNSYCIFERKTETDRVLVAINAGDAPVHVDFNAGAGRARDLITGKVHDFGGGTELPPYFAAFWQIF from the coding sequence ATGTGGGCTTATGATGCTGTATTTTATCAGATCTATCCGCTGGGCTTTTGCGGTGCCCCGCTGCAAAATGACGGCGAAACCGTCAACCGGATCGACAAAGTGACAGAGTGGATTCCACATATTCAAAAGCTGGGCTGCACTGCCGTTTATTTTGGCCCCGTTTTTGAAAGCGATGCGCACGGCTACGACACACGTGACTACCGCACAATCGACTGCCGGCTGGGCACCAACGAAGCTTTTTCCGCTGTCTGCAAGGCCCTGCATCAGGCGGGTATCCGTGTTGTGCTGGACGGCGTTTTCAACCACGTCGGGCGCGGCTTCTGGGCTTTTCAGGATGTGCTGAAAAATCGAGAAAATTCGCCGTATAAAGATTGGTTTTACATCAATTTCGGCGGCAATGACAATTACAACGACGGCCTGTGGTATGAGGGCTGGGAGGGCCACTATGAGCTTGTCAAACTCAACCTGCAGAATCCGGCGGTCGTGCAGCACTTGTTTGCCTGTATTAAAGGCTGGATAGATGAATTCGGGATTGACGGCCTGCGGCTGGATGTCGCCTATTTGCTGGACCGCGGCTTTTTAAAGCAGCTGCGCGCCTTTGCCGACAGCTGTAAGCCGGAGTTCTTCCTGCTCGGCGAGGTTCTGGGCGGCGATTACCGCCAGACCATGAATGACCAGATGTGCAACAGTGTCACGAATTACGAGTGTTACAAAGGCTTGTACTCCAGTTTCAATACACTGAATCTGTTTGAAATTGTGCATTCGCTGTTGCGGCAGTTCGGCCCGGAAGAGTGGGCTCTTTACCGCGGTATGCACTTGCTTTCCTTTGTTGACAACCATGACGTGACCCGTGCGGCTTCAATTATCAGCAACCCCAGGCATCTGCCGCTGATGTATGCACTGCTGTTTGGTATGCCGGGCATTCCGTGCATTTATTATGGCAGCGAGTGGGGTGCAGCCGGCCGCAAAGAAGATGGCGATCCGGCTCTGCGTGCCTGCTTTGACGCGCCGCAGGAAACAGACCTGACCCGCTGGATTTCTGCCTGTGCGCATGCGCATCTGCAGAGTGACGCGCTGAGAAATGGCAGCTTCCAAAGCCTTGTCCTGCAAAATAGTTACTGCATTTTTGAGAGAAAGACCGAAACAGACCGCGTGCTTGTCGCAATTAACGCCGGGGACGCGCCAGTCCATGTCGATTTTAACGCCGGCGCGGGCCGTGCACGCGACCTTATCACAGGGAAAGTGCACGACTTTGGCGGCGGCACAGAACTGCCTCCCTACTTTGCGGCTTTCTGGCAGATTTTTTAA
- a CDS encoding glycosyltransferase: MKIALFSGAGTVRSAAATYTAVLKSGLEKSGHQVVLATADPSVDDCFSQDGSIYCPAKVTPSLYGMSVRVSLLGPMENMLNKFRPDVVHVVTLDEMGLAGLKYAQRRHLPLVTTVHNLHDAMEGYGTNKAYDNLAKMKVRSTVRKILTESDVVCSPSAQTQSLLEELDIHCKVQRSPFCINLSNFRPTNASDVFKKRLGIQPGTTCFAFAGRLLDDCGLDTLLDLWKSAAGSDPSLQLLVVGSGPEAARFGEQAKDLALDNQVTFVGELSQHDLNDCFACCRAFVSGSVSPAVKASPLEAQAAGLPVILSQSCANSEFVRDGVNGFTYDSPERFSEVLHLLAQLDGEGEVLLRQLVSKSAINLSDKNLAMIMADTYASAKRKFSHKS, from the coding sequence ATGAAAATCGCCTTATTTTCGGGTGCCGGCACTGTAAGAAGCGCCGCCGCCACATATACCGCTGTACTAAAAAGCGGGCTGGAAAAATCCGGTCATCAGGTTGTGTTGGCCACGGCAGATCCGTCTGTAGATGACTGTTTTTCGCAGGATGGCAGCATATACTGCCCAGCAAAAGTAACACCCAGCCTTTACGGAATGTCAGTGCGGGTCAGCCTTTTGGGCCCAATGGAAAATATGCTGAATAAATTCCGCCCAGATGTTGTACATGTTGTCACACTGGACGAAATGGGTCTGGCAGGCTTAAAGTACGCTCAGCGCCGCCATCTGCCCCTGGTTACAACCGTTCACAACCTGCACGACGCTATGGAGGGCTATGGCACAAACAAAGCCTATGACAACCTGGCAAAGATGAAAGTACGCAGCACCGTACGCAAAATTCTTACTGAAAGCGATGTTGTCTGCTCCCCCTCGGCACAGACGCAAAGCCTGCTGGAGGAATTGGATATTCACTGCAAAGTGCAGCGCTCGCCTTTTTGCATTAACCTTTCTAATTTTCGTCCAACGAATGCTTCTGATGTCTTTAAAAAGCGTCTGGGCATTCAGCCTGGCACGACCTGCTTTGCTTTTGCCGGCCGTCTGCTGGACGACTGCGGACTGGACACCCTGCTGGATCTGTGGAAATCTGCCGCGGGAAGCGACCCCTCCCTGCAGCTGCTGGTTGTCGGCAGCGGACCGGAAGCGGCACGCTTCGGGGAACAGGCAAAAGACCTTGCACTGGACAATCAAGTCACTTTTGTTGGTGAACTTTCACAGCACGACTTGAATGACTGTTTCGCCTGCTGCCGCGCTTTTGTAAGCGGCAGTGTTTCGCCCGCTGTAAAAGCCTCTCCATTAGAGGCACAAGCCGCCGGCCTGCCGGTTATTTTAAGCCAAAGCTGCGCAAACTCTGAATTTGTACGGGATGGTGTAAACGGCTTTACGTATGATTCCCCAGAGCGTTTCAGCGAAGTGCTACACTTGCTGGCACAGCTAGACGGTGAGGGGGAAGTTCTGCTGCGGCAGCTGGTCAGCAAAAGCGCAATTAATCTATCAGATAAAAACCTAGCTATGATTATGGCAGATACTTATGCGTCGGCGAAACGCAAATTCTCACATAAAAGCTAA
- a CDS encoding DUF5685 family protein → MFGYIRPQKPELLVREYETYHAVYCGICKALGQQYGFFSRILLSYDSTFYALLLLSLQKDCCPGFQKGRCVVYPLKKCVYCTGAEEPLQQAAALCVLLSVQKLRDDRRDRGRAARLRAVFLLPLLHHSYRKAAKNYPWMEQAVRSCMQQQSAAEKQPQAGLDACAQPTAEMLSQILSHAVQKKMPAQQRIMQETGFFLGRWIYLMDAADDLQKDAKSGDFNWFVFQYGVTPDSTEEELQKVREKANASLNLTMSRLYAAFNLLPLNRFASILRNIVEQGLPQMQKQLLFKQKEKE, encoded by the coding sequence TTGTTTGGTTATATCAGGCCGCAAAAGCCTGAGCTGCTGGTGCGGGAATACGAGACGTACCATGCAGTTTACTGCGGTATCTGCAAGGCTTTGGGCCAGCAGTATGGCTTCTTTTCCCGTATCCTTTTAAGCTATGACAGCACTTTTTATGCGCTGCTGTTGCTGTCTTTGCAAAAAGACTGCTGCCCTGGGTTTCAAAAAGGCCGCTGTGTTGTTTATCCGCTGAAAAAATGCGTGTACTGTACCGGGGCCGAGGAGCCTTTGCAGCAGGCCGCCGCGCTGTGTGTGCTGCTTTCAGTGCAAAAGCTGCGTGATGACCGCCGCGACCGGGGCAGAGCTGCCCGCCTGCGCGCCGTGTTTTTGCTGCCGCTTCTGCACCACAGCTACCGCAAAGCCGCAAAGAATTACCCGTGGATGGAGCAGGCGGTGCGTTCCTGTATGCAGCAGCAGTCCGCTGCGGAAAAGCAGCCGCAGGCCGGGCTGGATGCCTGCGCACAGCCCACCGCGGAAATGCTTTCGCAGATTTTGTCGCATGCTGTGCAGAAGAAAATGCCCGCGCAGCAGCGCATAATGCAGGAGACGGGCTTTTTTCTCGGCCGCTGGATTTATTTGATGGACGCGGCTGATGATTTGCAGAAAGATGCAAAAAGCGGTGACTTTAATTGGTTCGTTTTTCAGTACGGTGTTACCCCCGACAGCACAGAGGAAGAGCTGCAAAAGGTCAGAGAAAAAGCAAATGCTTCTCTCAATTTGACGATGTCGCGTTTGTACGCGGCATTCAATCTATTGCCGCTCAATCGTTTTGCCTCTATTCTGCGTAATATTGTGGAACAGGGACTGCCGCAGATGCAAAAACAGCTGCTCTTTAAACAAAAGGAGAAAGAATAG